The Aedes aegypti strain LVP_AGWG chromosome 3, AaegL5.0 Primary Assembly, whole genome shotgun sequence genome contains a region encoding:
- the LOC5577371 gene encoding uncharacterized protein LOC5577371 has protein sequence MILVLIALCAILKGAVSSVSTNSAAPGKILGQILDKCCTDPKQTIIIQTSIDTFEEECKLSDLINDMLTYRKNLIPVIQGPSIPATVNSLYYNVFMVGSYSSFHKLYDTMGPSKYDFEGRFVIVYGYKLPQMKKITERTIKKMRDKKILNVIVVVVDDSSVEVYSYFPYHKGRCNNFDPVLVSNISLTEKHLDYDYFPNRLLNMYGCTVKVGTYSLKPFTIIETKANNETVYKGTEVDIVKTVARLHNFSIEFYLPENGSKWGFIRSIDSTGLMKLIQDESVDLGFGSIGMSVERNFFLKAGMSHSTSTFVFVVPPGQLYTSFEKLYKPFTTDSWGYLAVAFAFGLTFSQLFFGGHRITFLDMFKIESLETPLMNMWTQILGIPLPKLPKKNITLAIAIGWMTTGLLVRTLYQGAMFKYLRSGVQKSSVQTLQDINSAGLHYYMYDVTRRFFVDSPEILEKLIRYNSLETLF, from the coding sequence ATGATTCTTGTATTGATTGCGCTGTGTGCTATCCTGAAAGGTGCTGTATCATCCGTTTCAACCAATAGTGCCGCTCCAGGAAAAATTTTAGGCCAAATTTTGGACAAATGTTGCACCGATCCCAAACAAACAATAATCATTCAAACATCGATAGACACATTTGAAGAAGAATGTAAATTATCAGATTTGATTAATGATATGCTGACTTACAGGAAGAATCTCATTCCTGTTATTCAAGGACCGAGTATTCCAGCGACTGTAAACTCATTATATTATAATGTGTTCATGGTTGGATCTTACAGTTCTTTTCATAAACTGTACGACACCATGGGACCTTCAAAGTATGATTTTGAGGGCCGTTTCGTTATAGTGTACGGTTACAAATTACCTCAAATGAAGAAGATAACTGAACGAACAATCAAAAAGATGCGGGACAAAAAGATTTTAAACGTTATCGTCGTAGTCGTGGATGATTCTTCAGTAGAAGTGTATTCTTACTTTCCATACCACAAAGGAAGATGCAACAATTTTGACCCTGTTCTGGTCTCCAACATAAGTTTGACCGAGAAACATCTTGATTATGATTATTTCCCTAATCGCTTGTTGAATATGTATGGATGTACAGTGAAAGTCGGGACGTATTCACTAAAACCATTCACAATCATTGAAACAAAAGCAAATAACGAGACAGTCTACAAAGGCACTGAAGTAGATATAGTGAAAACAGTTGCAAGGTTGCataatttttcaatcgaattctaTCTGCCGGAAAATGGATCAAAGTGGGGATTTATCAGATCTATTGATAGCACCGGTTTGATGAAACTGATTCAAGACGAATCTGTTGATTTGggttttggaagcattgggaTGTCGGTTGAGCGGAATTTCTTCCTGAAAGCCGGAATGTCCCATTCAACCAGTACATTTGTGTTCGTTGTTCCTCCTGGCCAATTGTATACGTCTTTTGAGAAGTTATACAAACCATTTACAACGGACTCTTGGGGATACCTTGCTGTGGCCTTTGCGTTTGGACTTactttttcacaattattttttggtggACATAGAATAACTTTCTTGGATATGTTCAaaatagaatctctggaaaccCCATTGATGAACATGTGGACGCAAATTTTGGGAATACCTTTACCAAAACTTCCGAAGAAAAATATCACCTTGGCCATTGCAATTGGTTGGATGACTACAGGGCTACTCGTAAGAACGCTATATCAAGGAGCCATGTTCAAGTATCTCCGCTCTGGTGTGCAGAAAAGCTCCGTACAGACTTTGCAAGACATCAATTCCGCAGGGCTGCATTACTACATGTATGATGTAACTCGAAGATTTTTTGtggattctccagaaattttagaGAAGTTAATCAGATACAACTCATTGGAGACGCTgttctga